A genomic region of Tamandua tetradactyla isolate mTamTet1 chromosome 2, mTamTet1.pri, whole genome shotgun sequence contains the following coding sequences:
- the DMRTA1 gene encoding doublesex- and mab-3-related transcription factor A1 — protein sequence MEQSQCGSSDSSCSVRPLLAPELVVAAPPPPSPALSVPPGMPVPPAFLRPPTVFLRAAATAASATRNRGCPPTLGLERGVRAMTRGFPRTPKCARCRNHGMVSALKGHKRFCRWRDCACAKCALIAERQRVMAAQVALRRQQAQEETEARGLQRLLFSRALGSGGQASGGDCRAENLQAAGGPATTAALGLGTLRQAGGVATQAFEAFHPSYPGEKQEQKMGKYDSYQSGQEEPVSKSHHLSLGSSPKSDGVNGKHNIRSSISENSNKDGSILSPHPEEQSGGEESPRSLSSSDLESGNESEWAKDFTATRSSLPKLSSRPRDPLDILTKIFPSYRRSWLEDILHFCRGDVVQAIEQVLNGKEHNPDTRDLASSGISEHTAFQRASNFSLARIDCGALGNKSAFSPLQTTSASYGGDSSLYSLNPRLGISPLRLPYPSPGRGLSGFMSPYLTSGLVPPLPFQPTLDSSFSGMIRDSSYLPIRDSVIGGGLYSRHSQNDQ from the exons ATGGAGCAGTCACAATGTGGCAGCAGCGACAGCAGCTGCAGCGTCCGACCCCTATTGGCCCCGGAGCTTGTGGTGGCGGCTCCTCCACCTCCGTCCCCCGCGTTGTCCGTGCCCCCGGGGATGCCAGTTCCTCCAGCTTTCCTCCGGCCGCCTACCGTCTTTCTGCGTGCAGCGGCCACCGCCGCCTCCGCCACCCGGAACAGAGGCTGCCCGCCAACTCTTGGGCTGGAGAGGGGGGTCCGCGCGATGACCCGCGGTTTCCCGCGTACCCCCAAATGCGCCCGCTGCCGCAACCACGGCATGGTGTCGGCTCTGAAGGGCCACAAGCGCTTCTGCCGCTGGCGGGACTGCGCTTGTGCCAAGTGCGCCCTGATCGCCGAGCGCCAGCGCGTCATGGCTGCCCAGGTGGCGTTGCGCAGGCAGCAAGCGCAGGAGGAGACCGAGGCCCGCGGGCTGCAGAGGCTCCTGTTCTCTAGGGCCTTGGGTTCGGGAGGTCAGGCATCCGGAGGCGACTGCAGAGCGGAGAATCTCCAGGCCGCAGGCGGTCCTGCGACGACGGCTGCGCTGGGGCTTGGCACCTTGAGACAGGCAGGAGGTGTGGCGACCCAGGCTTTCGAGGCTTTCCACCCGAGTTATCCTGGGGAAAAACAAG AACAAAAAATGGGTAAATATGACTCATACCAGAGTGGACAAGAAGAACCAGTCTCCAAATCCCATCATCTTTCCCTGGGGTCATCTCCCAAGTCTGATGGTGTCAATGGAAAACACAACATCAGGTCATCTATTTCAGAAAACTCAAACAAGGATGGTAGCATTTTGTCTCCTCATCCTGAGGAACAATCAGGAGGCGAAGAGAGCCCCAGGTCCTTGTCATCTTCTGATCTGGAATCAGGCAACGAAAGCGAGTGGGCCAAAGATTTCACTGCTACCAGATCCAGCCTTCCCAAATTGTCCTCAAGACCAAGAGATCCTCTTGATATTCTTACCAAGATTTTTCCAAGTTATAGGCGCAGCTGGCTAGAAGACATTCTACACTTCTGCAGAGGGGATGTGGTCCAAGCCATTGAACAGGTCTTAAATGGGAAAGAACATAATCCAGACACGAGGGACCTAGCAAGTTCAGGAATATCTGAACACACAGCTTTTCAGAGAGCTTCTAATTTTAGTCTAGCTAGAATTGATTGTGGAGCTCTAGGGAATAAatcagctttctctcctcttcaaactACATCTGCTTCATATGGAGGTGATTCAAGTCTCTACAGCTTAAATCCTAGACTAGGCATTAGTCCATTACGACTGCCATATCCCTCTCCAGGAAGAGGACTATCCGGTTTTATGTCACCCTACCTTACGTCTGGGTTGGTACCACCATTGCCTTTTCAGCCAACCTTGGATTCTTCCTTTTCAGGAATGATTAGGGATTCTTCTTACCTTCCCATCAGAGACTCAGTAATTGGTGGTGGGCTATATTCCAGACACAGTCAGAACGACCAGTAA